One Campylobacterota bacterium DNA segment encodes these proteins:
- a CDS encoding ABC transporter permease, which translates to MSIVSYLVKRFLRFDKEQPFIFLSALLAFSGIALGVMVLIIAMALMNGFDNEFKKKLTVMNYPLTIQSKFFGSVDAQLVDNLRTQFPDLAFSPYVTSAVLSRSGDQMEGGYLFGVDFAQEAKVNRILAEGLKHRVPGEFEVMIGKTLKEQFMLAEGDKLTYIFTQMEPGGLALTPKIKRFENVTTFDSGLSAYDKGFSYTTLSSLQKVLGVPENLYDGIHVHSENPEADIIRIAAALPETVAVRGWWEDNGNFFAALEMEKTALFIVLMLIILIAAINIISSLLMTVMNRRSEIALLISLGASKQEVKKVFLILGIVIGALGILTGTILGFLGMWILGTFEIISLPADVYPTSTLPLDLSVIDFFSIIVGAFVIVLLSSWYPAKKASEVDVLTVLRNE; encoded by the coding sequence TTGAGTATCGTCTCCTATCTCGTCAAGCGGTTTTTGCGCTTCGATAAAGAGCAGCCTTTCATCTTCCTCTCGGCCCTGCTGGCCTTTTCGGGAATCGCGCTGGGGGTGATGGTCCTCATTATCGCGATGGCCCTCATGAACGGGTTCGACAACGAGTTCAAGAAAAAACTCACCGTCATGAACTATCCCCTCACCATCCAGTCCAAATTCTTCGGCAGCGTCGATGCCCAGCTCGTCGATAACCTGCGTACGCAGTTCCCCGACCTTGCTTTCAGCCCTTATGTCACTTCCGCCGTGTTATCGCGCAGCGGTGACCAGATGGAGGGGGGATACCTCTTCGGCGTCGATTTCGCACAGGAGGCGAAAGTCAACCGTATTCTTGCCGAGGGGCTCAAACATCGCGTTCCCGGCGAATTCGAAGTGATGATCGGCAAGACCCTCAAAGAGCAGTTCATGCTCGCCGAAGGGGATAAACTCACCTATATCTTTACACAGATGGAACCCGGCGGACTGGCGTTGACGCCGAAAATCAAACGGTTCGAAAACGTCACGACGTTCGATTCGGGGCTCAGCGCGTACGATAAGGGATTTTCGTATACGACGCTTTCGTCGCTTCAAAAGGTGCTCGGAGTTCCCGAAAATCTCTACGACGGGATCCACGTCCATTCCGAGAATCCCGAAGCGGATATCATCCGCATCGCCGCAGCTCTTCCCGAAACGGTCGCGGTTCGCGGTTGGTGGGAAGACAACGGCAACTTTTTTGCCGCCCTGGAAATGGAAAAAACGGCCCTGTTTATCGTGCTGATGCTTATCATCCTCATCGCGGCGATCAACATCATCTCGTCGCTTCTGATGACGGTGATGAACCGGCGCAGCGAGATCGCGCTCTTGATCTCACTCGGGGCATCCAAACAAGAGGTCAAGAAGGTATTCTTGATCCTCGGGATCGTGATCGGCGCGCTGGGTATTCTGACGGGGACGATTCTGGGCTTTTTGGGGATGTGGATACTCGGAACGTTCGAGATCATCTCGCTGCCGGCAGACGTCTATCCCACCTCGACGCTTCCGCTTGATTTGAGCGTGATCGATTTCTTCTCGATCATCGTCGGCGCGTTCGTGATCGTTCTGCTTTCGTCGTGGTATCCGGCGAAAAAAGCGAGCGAGGTCGACGTTCTCACGGTCCTTCGAAACGAATAA
- the secA gene encoding preprotein translocase subunit SecA, whose protein sequence is MLQTFLGKIFGTKNDREIKKYLRKVARINALESHYAAMSDEALQEAFNALKTAVRNGEKTLDDVLVDSFAITREAGKRVLGMRHFDVQLIGGMVLHEGRIAEMKTGEGKTLVATLPVVLNAMNGKGVHVVTVNDYLAERDGTQMSALYAFLGYTTGIILEGGYNPADKRFQYGCDITYGTNNEFGFDYLRDNMTYSREHMVQRGHEFVIVDEVDSILIDEARTPLIISGPTNRALENYTRADAVAKALVRDEHFTVDEKDRLVLITEEGIARAEELFGVDNLYSIENSGLSHYLDQSLKANYIFERDVDYVVRDNQVVIVDEFTGRLSEGRRYSEGLHQALEAKEGVVIKEETQTLADITYQNYFRMYKKIGGMTGTAQTEATEFAQIYSLDVISIPTNVPVMRKDLNDLIYKTESEKFAAVIAKVKELHAKGQPILIGTASIEKSEKLHQLIKAEKIPHTVLNAKNHAQEGEIIKNAGEKGAVTIATNMAGRGVDIKIDDEIKALGGLYIIGTERHENRRIDNQLRGRAGRQGDPGTSQFYLSLEDNLLRIFGSDKIKAIMERLGVEDGEYIESTMVTRAVEKAQKKVENMHFEGRKHIVEYDDVANEQRKIVYRFRGELLDPEYNIGEKIEANRAEYIDRTLGNCGIFMGIPEEEIDLERFLMTLKEELNTELDASRFTDKNPESIRETALKLLGDEYNEKMSVVDAKVRSEIEREIYLKTLDTAWREHLYQMDSMKTGIRLRAYNQKDPLVEYKKESFNLFSELVETIKYDTVKTLHVVRFKVETAEEEAEALARAMELEKRQEEMRMALNQTKHEWEEKKIARNDDCPCGSGLKYKNCCGKSGPKKGVFAS, encoded by the coding sequence ATGCTTCAAACGTTTCTCGGAAAAATTTTCGGTACCAAAAACGATCGTGAAATCAAAAAATATCTCAGGAAAGTAGCCCGGATCAACGCCCTCGAAAGCCATTATGCCGCCATGAGCGATGAAGCGCTTCAAGAAGCGTTCAATGCTCTTAAAACGGCCGTCCGCAACGGCGAAAAAACGCTCGACGACGTTTTGGTCGATTCGTTCGCCATTACCCGCGAAGCCGGAAAACGGGTTCTGGGAATGCGTCATTTCGACGTACAGCTGATCGGGGGAATGGTTCTGCACGAGGGGCGCATCGCCGAAATGAAAACGGGGGAGGGGAAAACGCTGGTCGCGACCCTGCCGGTCGTCCTCAACGCGATGAACGGCAAAGGAGTCCACGTCGTAACGGTCAACGATTACCTCGCGGAGCGCGACGGTACGCAGATGTCGGCTCTTTACGCTTTCCTGGGGTACACCACGGGGATTATTTTGGAAGGGGGATACAACCCCGCGGACAAGCGGTTCCAGTACGGGTGTGACATCACCTACGGAACGAACAATGAGTTCGGGTTCGATTACCTGCGTGACAACATGACCTATTCGCGCGAACACATGGTACAGCGGGGGCATGAATTCGTCATCGTCGACGAAGTGGATTCGATTTTGATCGACGAAGCCCGGACGCCGCTTATCATCTCCGGCCCCACCAACCGCGCGTTGGAAAACTATACCCGCGCCGACGCGGTGGCCAAAGCGCTCGTTCGTGACGAGCATTTCACGGTGGATGAAAAAGACCGGCTCGTCCTCATCACCGAAGAGGGGATCGCGCGGGCCGAAGAGCTTTTCGGCGTCGACAACCTCTACAGTATCGAAAACTCCGGACTCTCGCATTATCTCGATCAGTCGCTGAAAGCCAACTATATCTTCGAACGCGACGTCGATTACGTCGTACGCGACAACCAGGTCGTGATCGTCGACGAGTTCACCGGGCGCCTCAGCGAGGGGCGCCGTTATTCCGAGGGGCTGCATCAGGCGCTTGAAGCCAAAGAAGGGGTTGTCATCAAAGAAGAGACCCAAACGCTTGCCGACATCACCTACCAGAACTATTTCCGTATGTACAAAAAAATCGGGGGGATGACCGGTACGGCACAGACCGAAGCGACCGAATTCGCCCAGATCTACAGCCTTGACGTTATCTCGATTCCGACCAACGTACCGGTAATGCGTAAAGACCTCAATGACCTGATCTACAAAACCGAAAGCGAAAAATTTGCCGCCGTTATCGCCAAAGTCAAGGAACTGCATGCCAAAGGGCAGCCGATCCTGATCGGGACGGCATCGATCGAAAAATCCGAAAAACTCCATCAGCTTATCAAAGCCGAGAAAATCCCCCACACCGTACTGAATGCGAAAAACCACGCCCAGGAAGGGGAAATCATCAAGAACGCGGGGGAAAAAGGGGCGGTTACGATTGCGACCAACATGGCCGGACGCGGGGTCGACATCAAAATCGACGATGAGATCAAAGCCCTCGGCGGTCTCTACATCATCGGTACCGAACGGCACGAGAACCGCCGTATCGACAACCAGCTGCGCGGGCGTGCGGGACGTCAGGGAGATCCGGGAACCAGCCAGTTTTACCTGAGCCTCGAAGACAACCTGCTGCGGATTTTCGGTTCCGACAAGATCAAAGCGATCATGGAACGTCTGGGGGTCGAAGACGGCGAATACATCGAATCGACAATGGTGACCCGCGCGGTTGAAAAAGCGCAGAAAAAAGTCGAAAACATGCACTTCGAAGGGCGTAAACACATCGTCGAATACGACGATGTCGCCAACGAACAGCGCAAGATCGTCTACCGCTTCCGCGGCGAACTTCTCGATCCCGAATACAATATCGGCGAAAAAATCGAGGCCAACCGTGCCGAATATATCGACCGCACCCTGGGCAATTGCGGAATTTTCATGGGGATCCCTGAAGAAGAGATCGATCTTGAACGTTTCTTGATGACCCTCAAAGAAGAACTCAATACCGAGCTGGATGCGTCCCGATTCACGGACAAGAACCCCGAATCGATCCGCGAGACGGCGCTGAAACTCCTCGGCGACGAGTACAACGAAAAAATGTCGGTTGTTGATGCCAAAGTGCGCAGTGAGATCGAACGTGAAATCTATCTCAAAACCCTCGATACCGCGTGGCGTGAACATCTCTATCAGATGGATAGCATGAAAACGGGTATCCGTCTGCGGGCTTACAACCAAAAAGACCCGCTGGTGGAGTATAAAAAAGAGAGTTTCAACCTGTTCAGCGAACTGGTCGAGACAATCAAATACGATACGGTCAAAACGCTTCACGTGGTCCGCTTCAAAGTCGAAACGGCCGAAGAAGAAGCCGAAGCGCTCGCCCGTGCCATGGAACTCGAAAAACGCCAGGAAGAGATGCGTATGGCGCTGAACCAGACCAAGCACGAATGGGAAGAGAAAAAGATCGCGCGCAATGACGACTGTCCGTGCGGCAGCGGCCTTAAATACAAAAACTGCTGCGGCAAAAGCGGTCCGAAAAAAGGGGTATTCGCCTCTTGA
- the lolA gene encoding LolA-like outer membrane lipoprotein chaperone — MRRFLIALSASLSLFAAPKDLSSFNAKFVQTITDDNGKTIRYSGELWAAKPQNALWVYHKPIRKSVYVNAQKVTVIEPAIEQVTLRTLDNEIDFLAIVQKAQPLGEGRYAATLKGQKYTVTFKNDVLASISYIDGFDNNVVILFNDQKQNKPIEPSRFKPLVPADYDILKG, encoded by the coding sequence GTGCGCCGTTTTCTCATAGCCCTGAGCGCTTCGCTCTCCCTTTTTGCCGCCCCCAAAGACCTCTCTTCGTTCAACGCCAAATTCGTCCAGACGATCACCGACGACAACGGCAAAACGATCCGTTACAGCGGCGAGCTGTGGGCCGCAAAGCCTCAAAACGCCCTCTGGGTCTACCATAAACCGATTCGTAAAAGCGTTTACGTCAACGCCCAGAAAGTCACCGTCATCGAACCCGCCATCGAGCAGGTGACGCTGCGGACGCTTGACAACGAAATCGATTTTCTCGCCATCGTCCAAAAAGCCCAACCGCTCGGTGAGGGTCGCTATGCCGCAACACTCAAAGGGCAAAAGTATACCGTTACGTTCAAAAACGACGTTCTCGCTTCAATCAGCTATATCGACGGTTTCGACAACAACGTCGTGATTTTGTTCAACGATCAAAAGCAGAACAAACCGATCGAACCATCCCGCTTCAAACCGCTCGTTCCCGCCGATTACGATATACTCAAGGGTTAA
- a CDS encoding cation diffusion facilitator family transporter, giving the protein MEHHHHHHHHGEISGGKLLFSVVLNLVITVAQFIGGVFSGSLALLSDALHNFSDVMSLVISYYAHRLSHRPQNLRQTFGFKRAEILAALFNASVLIAVSVYLIVEAFNRLIEPQPVASTWVMVLAALGIVVNGLSAWLLHRDADRNINIRSAYLHLMGDLMTSFAVLAGGALIYLYGWYWIDPILSLLISVYLIRSSFSIVRASTGMLMQFAPSDVSVDAVMETVERFPSIESIHHIHLWQLDDESVFLEARLNFHDDLKLSEVSEIVHDLGHALEEIGIAHTTFQCETGKTGREAVSASCHHH; this is encoded by the coding sequence ATGGAACACCACCACCACCATCATCATCACGGAGAAATCAGCGGAGGCAAACTCCTCTTTAGTGTCGTTTTGAACCTGGTAATCACGGTTGCGCAGTTTATCGGAGGGGTTTTTTCGGGATCCCTGGCGTTGCTCAGCGACGCGTTGCACAATTTCAGCGATGTGATGAGCCTCGTCATCAGTTATTACGCCCACCGTCTGTCGCACCGTCCTCAGAACCTGCGTCAGACCTTCGGGTTCAAGCGGGCCGAAATTCTGGCGGCGCTTTTCAACGCTTCGGTGCTGATCGCCGTTTCGGTATACCTGATCGTCGAAGCGTTCAACCGCCTGATCGAGCCGCAGCCGGTCGCATCGACGTGGGTGATGGTGCTGGCCGCTTTGGGTATCGTCGTCAACGGCCTCTCGGCATGGCTGCTTCACCGCGATGCGGACCGAAATATCAATATCCGTTCGGCGTACCTGCACCTGATGGGCGACTTGATGACGTCGTTCGCCGTTCTTGCGGGCGGAGCGCTGATCTATCTTTACGGGTGGTACTGGATCGATCCGATCCTCTCGCTGCTCATTTCGGTGTATCTGATCCGTTCTTCCTTTTCCATCGTCCGCGCTTCGACGGGAATGCTGATGCAGTTTGCCCCCTCAGACGTCTCGGTCGATGCGGTAATGGAGACGGTAGAGCGGTTCCCCTCGATCGAGAGCATCCACCATATTCATCTATGGCAGCTTGACGACGAGAGCGTATTTCTCGAAGCACGGCTCAATTTTCATGATGATTTGAAGCTGAGCGAAGTATCCGAAATTGTACACGATCTGGGGCATGCGCTCGAAGAGATCGGGATCGCCCACACGACGTTTCAGTGTGAGACGGGGAAAACGGGACGCGAAGCGGTAAGCGCTTCGTGTCATCACCATTAA
- a CDS encoding class I SAM-dependent methyltransferase — translation MTKPDDATKGDGNVKQRHWENVYTTKDISKVGWYQQEPSISLSLLQKIGSTPKDVFIDVGCGASSLSDRLIDSGYRDITLLDISSSALEIVKQRLGASADIPHYCVGDVCTFTSEKSFDVWHDRAAFHFLQKEEEQQAYVRKMYDALKPEGYAIIGTFAVDGPDSCSALPVRQYDEERMKAVIQGCFALIDVIGQTHVTPGGVEQRYCFFVLQPLK, via the coding sequence ATGACAAAGCCTGACGATGCGACCAAAGGGGACGGAAACGTCAAGCAGCGCCACTGGGAAAACGTTTATACGACGAAGGATATAAGCAAAGTAGGGTGGTATCAACAAGAGCCCTCGATTTCTCTCTCGCTGCTGCAAAAAATAGGCTCAACCCCAAAAGACGTATTCATCGATGTCGGATGCGGAGCTTCGTCGCTCTCAGACCGTCTGATCGATTCGGGATATCGGGATATTACACTCCTTGATATCTCATCAAGTGCGCTGGAGATAGTTAAACAACGGCTCGGTGCGTCTGCGGATATTCCACACTATTGTGTCGGGGATGTGTGTACATTTACTTCGGAAAAAAGCTTCGACGTATGGCATGACCGCGCGGCATTTCATTTCCTGCAAAAAGAAGAGGAACAGCAGGCGTATGTCCGAAAAATGTACGATGCCCTTAAGCCTGAGGGATATGCCATCATCGGGACATTCGCGGTAGACGGTCCCGACAGTTGCAGCGCATTGCCCGTGCGACAGTACGATGAAGAGCGGATGAAAGCGGTGATTCAGGGCTGCTTCGCACTCATCGATGTTATCGGGCAAACGCATGTCACCCCCGGCGGGGTGGAGCAGCGATATTGCTTTTTTGTTCTACAGCCGCTTAAATAA
- a CDS encoding Abi family protein: MNDLQSKLQNLKNQTNGYTKSPKTFEEQLDHLKNKNLIITNEAYTLKKLSHINYYRLSAYFLPLQHTKTSVLEGIFLDDVRFEDILELFFFDAELRKIVFKAIESIEVYFRTQIAYHHSLAYGAFGYLDPANFKTSPEFFDKVMQSIREETGRSSETFISHFRDKYGTTDLPIWAMVEVVSMSTLSKIYAILKTSEQQAVISSLNGVSKDLFHNWFHALTVIRNICAHHSRLWNKTLGVSFEKPRKIKAFHP; the protein is encoded by the coding sequence ATGAATGACTTACAATCCAAACTTCAAAATCTAAAAAATCAAACAAACGGTTACACCAAATCTCCAAAAACTTTTGAAGAGCAACTCGATCATTTAAAAAATAAAAACCTCATCATCACCAATGAAGCCTATACCCTCAAAAAACTATCTCATATCAACTATTACAGATTAAGTGCCTATTTCCTGCCATTACAACATACAAAAACATCTGTGTTGGAAGGGATTTTTTTAGACGATGTACGATTTGAAGATATTTTGGAACTCTTTTTTTTTGATGCAGAGCTTCGTAAAATCGTCTTTAAAGCAATCGAATCCATTGAAGTCTATTTCAGAACACAAATAGCCTATCATCATTCACTCGCTTATGGAGCATTCGGCTATCTTGATCCTGCAAATTTCAAAACATCCCCTGAATTTTTCGACAAAGTTATGCAGAGTATTCGAGAAGAAACAGGGCGTTCAAGTGAAACCTTTATCTCCCATTTCAGGGACAAATACGGTACTACCGATCTTCCTATCTGGGCAATGGTCGAAGTGGTTTCGATGAGCACCCTCTCTAAAATCTATGCGATACTCAAAACCTCAGAACAACAGGCGGTAATATCGTCACTCAACGGTGTCAGTAAAGACCTTTTTCACAACTGGTTCCACGCCCTGACCGTCATCCGCAACATCTGCGCCCACCACAGCCGTCTGTGGAACAAGACACTGGGCGTCAGTTTCGAAAAACCGCGCAAGATCAAAGCCTTTCATCCGTAG
- a CDS encoding arsenic transporter translates to MALAIALFLGTLIFIIWQPRGLQIGTTATVGAVAAVSLGVVSLGDVWTVTGIVWDATLAFIGIILLSMVLDEIGFFEWAALKMARLSRGNGHLMFVYMMILGALVSAFFANDGAALILTPIILAKMKYLKMNPVAMFAFLMAGGFIGDSASNPLVISNLTNIVTAGYFDIGFWEYARTMFLPNLLSIIASIVVLWLFFRKDIPTHIDVENLATPESAIKNMTMFRLSWWFLGLLMVGYFIGDAYHLPVSVFALGGALVFLAIATYFKATKPIMTIKAAPWQVVWFSIGLYVVVYGLKNGGLTTYLAGVITELQSMGNVYAVIGTGFLSAILSSVMNNMPTVMIMDIAIAEAGNSALAYANIIGCNLGPKMTPIGSLATLLWLHVLAQKGVKIGWGEYMKVGLVITPPVLLVALIGLI, encoded by the coding sequence ATGGCATTGGCGATCGCTCTGTTTTTAGGCACATTAATCTTTATCATCTGGCAGCCGCGTGGGCTTCAGATCGGGACGACGGCGACGGTCGGCGCTGTCGCGGCGGTTAGCCTCGGTGTCGTCAGCCTCGGCGACGTGTGGACGGTGACGGGAATCGTCTGGGACGCGACGCTGGCATTTATTGGGATTATCCTGCTCTCGATGGTACTCGATGAGATCGGCTTTTTCGAATGGGCGGCGTTGAAAATGGCACGTCTTTCCCGTGGCAACGGCCATTTGATGTTTGTCTATATGATGATCCTCGGCGCCCTCGTATCGGCCTTTTTCGCCAATGACGGGGCGGCGCTGATCCTCACCCCGATCATTCTGGCGAAGATGAAGTACCTCAAGATGAACCCCGTCGCGATGTTCGCGTTTTTGATGGCGGGGGGATTTATCGGCGACAGCGCCTCCAATCCGCTCGTCATCTCCAACCTCACCAACATTGTGACGGCAGGGTATTTTGACATCGGCTTTTGGGAATACGCGCGGACGATGTTCCTCCCGAATCTCCTGAGCATTATCGCCTCGATCGTCGTTCTGTGGCTCTTTTTCCGCAAGGATATTCCCACTCACATCGACGTCGAAAACCTCGCCACCCCTGAGAGTGCGATTAAAAACATGACGATGTTCCGCCTCAGCTGGTGGTTCTTGGGATTGCTCATGGTAGGATATTTTATCGGGGATGCGTATCATCTCCCCGTTTCGGTGTTTGCGCTCGGCGGGGCGCTGGTATTCCTCGCCATCGCGACGTACTTCAAAGCGACCAAACCGATCATGACGATCAAAGCGGCACCGTGGCAGGTCGTGTGGTTCAGTATCGGGCTTTATGTCGTCGTCTATGGCCTCAAAAACGGCGGATTAACGACCTATCTCGCAGGGGTGATTACGGAGCTTCAGAGTATGGGGAATGTCTACGCCGTGATCGGGACGGGTTTTTTATCCGCCATCCTCAGCTCGGTGATGAACAACATGCCGACCGTTATGATTATGGACATCGCGATTGCGGAGGCGGGGAACAGCGCACTGGCGTATGCCAACATCATCGGATGTAACCTCGGGCCTAAAATGACTCCGATCGGATCGCTCGCGACCCTTCTTTGGCTCCACGTTTTGGCGCAAAAAGGGGTTAAGATCGGTTGGGGCGAATACATGAAAGTAGGGTTGGTGATTACGCCTCCGGTGTTGCTGGTGGCGTTGATAGGATTGATTTAA
- a CDS encoding metalloregulator ArsR/SmtB family transcription factor gives MDVFLETVSALNDETRVKLLAFLDTHGPLCVCDLQESFGMIQSRLSRHLKILKDGGFLRVDRCGTWAYYSIRSPLDRFRSEALAEIRCLGIDLPPLVKLSQTGECTL, from the coding sequence ATGGACGTATTTTTAGAAACCGTATCGGCACTGAACGACGAAACACGTGTCAAATTACTGGCATTTCTGGATACTCACGGGCCGCTGTGCGTCTGCGACCTGCAGGAGAGCTTTGGCATGATCCAGTCGCGCCTCTCTCGCCACCTCAAAATCCTCAAAGACGGGGGATTTTTACGGGTCGATCGGTGCGGTACGTGGGCCTATTACTCCATCCGAAGTCCCCTGGATCGCTTCCGCAGCGAAGCGCTGGCCGAAATCCGCTGTCTGGGGATCGATCTTCCCCCACTTGTCAAACTATCACAAACCGGAGAATGTACCCTATGA
- a CDS encoding MFS transporter, with the protein MSHPVNDHEQIIKPNPLNKNIVGLGANSFFTDFSTEMILPLLPIFLERFLHATKTQIGLIEGLAELSVALLIALSGFYSDRLGRRKGIVVFGYGLSNLIKPLAFFAQSATMIATIRIGDRLAKGIRVAPRDALISASTPNGTSGFVFGFHKMMDGAGALAGSLATFALLWALGESEETFRTIFALSLIPGLISMAILVFVITDAPFTPAPAKRFRPDALPAAFYTLVFFQTLFSLFAMNYSFMILKAGDNGVALAMIPLAYALYNLTQAFFAIPIGRLADRFGKATLLAFVYLAFGLGAMAMAWGGVWGAWIGFGIYGFFAGGFNALAKAIISDTAPQELKATAYGVYYTSVGLATLASLVMAGWLWDTFGSTTPFWIAGGSALALAAILYASRGRFSLTAD; encoded by the coding sequence ATGAGTCATCCGGTAAACGATCACGAACAGATCATTAAACCTAATCCGCTCAATAAAAACATCGTCGGCCTCGGGGCCAACAGTTTTTTTACCGATTTTTCGACCGAGATGATCCTGCCGTTGCTGCCCATCTTTCTGGAGCGGTTCCTGCACGCGACGAAAACGCAAATCGGCCTGATCGAGGGGCTTGCCGAGCTCTCCGTCGCCCTCCTTATCGCCCTATCGGGGTTCTACTCCGACCGCCTCGGGCGGCGCAAGGGGATCGTTGTCTTCGGATACGGCCTCTCCAATCTCATCAAACCCCTCGCTTTCTTCGCCCAAAGCGCCACGATGATCGCCACGATCCGGATCGGCGACCGTCTGGCCAAAGGGATCCGTGTCGCCCCGCGCGACGCGCTCATCAGCGCCTCTACCCCAAACGGCACGAGCGGCTTCGTATTCGGTTTTCACAAAATGATGGACGGCGCGGGGGCGCTGGCGGGTTCGTTGGCCACCTTCGCCCTTTTGTGGGCGCTGGGAGAGAGCGAAGAGACGTTTCGCACGATCTTTGCCCTCAGCCTCATCCCGGGGCTTATCTCGATGGCGATACTGGTGTTCGTCATCACCGATGCCCCCTTCACCCCGGCTCCGGCCAAACGGTTTCGTCCCGATGCCCTGCCCGCAGCGTTTTACACCCTTGTCTTTTTCCAGACCCTTTTTAGCCTCTTTGCGATGAACTATTCGTTCATGATCCTCAAGGCGGGCGACAACGGCGTGGCGCTGGCGATGATCCCGCTCGCCTACGCCCTTTATAACCTGACGCAGGCGTTTTTCGCGATCCCCATCGGCCGTCTGGCCGATCGCTTCGGCAAAGCGACGCTGCTGGCCTTCGTCTATCTCGCATTCGGCCTGGGGGCGATGGCGATGGCCTGGGGAGGAGTATGGGGTGCGTGGATCGGGTTCGGAATCTACGGCTTTTTCGCCGGGGGGTTCAACGCGCTGGCCAAGGCGATCATCTCCGACACGGCGCCGCAGGAGCTCAAAGCGACCGCTTACGGCGTTTATTACACCTCAGTCGGGCTCGCTACGCTCGCATCGCTTGTAATGGCGGGGTGGCTCTGGGACACATTCGGCAGCACAACCCCCTTTTGGATCGCCGGAGGTTCGGCCCTGGCGCTTGCCGCGATTTTGTACGCATCACGCGGACGCTTTTCGCTCACTGCGGACTAA
- a CDS encoding cytochrome c, with the protein MKIAFSLAASALVAWGGEGYALYQKHCASCHVEMMEKKEVIRNLHTLKAPPMVEVSHRLKENVQIADEDDDVKRRVIIAFIKDYIENPDIQYSMCHPMAIEKFGIMPSLKGKLSEKERQAVAEWVYDRYEGVKFR; encoded by the coding sequence ATGAAAATTGCGTTCTCACTGGCCGCTTCGGCCCTCGTCGCGTGGGGCGGCGAAGGATATGCCCTCTATCAAAAACACTGCGCCTCGTGCCACGTCGAAATGATGGAAAAAAAAGAGGTGATCCGTAACCTCCATACCCTCAAAGCTCCCCCGATGGTGGAAGTATCCCACCGCCTCAAAGAAAACGTCCAAATCGCCGACGAGGACGATGACGTCAAACGCCGCGTGATTATCGCGTTCATCAAAGACTACATCGAAAACCCCGACATCCAGTACAGCATGTGCCATCCGATGGCGATCGAAAAATTCGGGATCATGCCTTCGCTCAAGGGGAAACTGAGTGAAAAAGAGCGTCAGGCCGTCGCCGAATGGGTGTATGACCGCTACGAGGGCGTTAAATTTCGCTGA